A part of Gambusia affinis linkage group LG19, SWU_Gaff_1.0, whole genome shotgun sequence genomic DNA contains:
- the LOC122822247 gene encoding extracellular serine/threonine protein kinase FAM20C-like isoform X2, translating to MVRLNLRQSTRSIYLGLACVSLTLHLLLALFCLSVLQSACILPTSSSSSVPRIDPVSHASSSSSSSSAAASNKQANSRQHGDCHKPGVGGTFENEGNDSFSEDLERARKLIGVGKLSPTENGRSKLQELFKHPLYNLPRPKLQEDDWLLRLKTDAEAEEIEKEEKANRDSVTSDSDWQSASEEEGYDKVTWTRDKETHPPWLRFHLGISRWELYDRKDLNLAQLTHYLATQRILGAVQKKGGTQLKLLVSFPNYGQALLKPMRQSRDAETDVNLFYFSDFERHNAEIAAFHLDRVLGFNRIPPVVGRLINVTTEIRDVTTDERLSRTFFTSPAGNVCFYGQCEYYCSSEHPVCGRPHVLEVSLATMLPDLSLAPRRSWRSPWRRSYSRTKLAQWEKDAAYCDTVKKTPPYNRGSRLVDLIDMAVLDFLMSNMDRHHYETFEEFGNETFLLHLDHGRAIRRSTLLRLRLLSRPDFRLSDVMRESLAQDPLTAVAPLLSEPHLSALDRRLATVLAAVQTCQDGNEDVVYDDLDEHDDQQLGGNP from the exons ATGGTGCGTCTAAACCTGAGACAGTCCACTCGCTCCATCTACCTGGGCCTGGCTTGTGTGTCCTTAACTCTCCACCTTCTTCTGGCCTTGTTTTGCCTCTCTGTCCTCCAGTCCGCCTGCATCCTTCCCacttcctcctcgtcctccgTTCCGAGGATAGATCCAGTCTCACacgcctcctcttcctcctcctcctcttctgctgctgcctcaAATAAACAAGCCAACAGCCGCCAACACGGCGATTGTCACAAGCCCGGCGTCGGTGGCACGTTTGAAAACGAAGGGAACGACTCGTTCAGCGAGGACCTGGAGAGGGCAAGGAAACTAATCGGAGTTGGAAAACTGAGCCCAACGGAGAACGGTCGCTCCAAGCTGCAGGAGCTGTTCAAACATCCTTTATACAACCTGCCACGCCCGAAACTGCAGGAAGACGATTGGCTGCTGAGGCTGAAAACAGATGCGGAGGCAGAGGAGatagaaaaggaagaaaaagcgAATCGAGACTCCGTCACTAGCGACAGCGACTG GCAAAGTGCCAGTGAAGAGGAAGGCTATGATAAAGTCACCTGGACCAGAGATAAGGAGACCCACCCTCCCTGGCTGAGGTTCCACCTGGGCATCTCTCGCTGGGAGCTGTACGACAGGAAAGACCTCAACCTGGCCCAGCTGACTCATTATCTGGCGACGCAGCGCATCCTGGGGGCCG ttcaaaAGAAAGGGGGCACCCAGCTGAAGCTGCTCGTGTCGTTCCCAAACTACGGCCAGGCTCTGCTCAAACCCATGAG ACAATCCAGGGATGCTGAGACGGACGTGAACCTGTTTTATTTCTCCGACTTTGAGCGACACAACGCAGAGATCGCCGCCTTCCATCTTGACAG AGTGCTGGGCTTTAACAGAATCCCCCCGGTGGTCGGTCGACTCATCAACGTCACCACAGAGATCAGAGACGTTACCACTGACGAGAGGCTCTCCAGGACCTTCTTCACCTCCCCAG CCGGGAACGTGTGTTTCTACGGTCAGTGCGAGTACTACTGCTCATCAGAGCACCCGGTATGCGGTCGGCCTCACGTGTTGGAGGTGTCCCTCGCTACCATGCTGCCCGACCTCAGCCTGGCTCCACGCAGGTCTTGGAGGTCACCGTGGAGACGGTCCTACAGCCGCACAAAGCTGGCACA GTGGGAAAAGGACGCCGCTTACTGTGACACAGTGAAGAAGACGCCTCCTTACAACCGCGGCAGCAGATTGGTGGATCTCATCGACATGGCTGTGCTGGACTTCCTCATGA GCAACATGGACCGACATCACTATGAGACGTTTGAGGAATTTGGCAACGAGACTTTCCTCCTTCACCTGGACCACGGTCGGGC AATCCGTCGCTCCACCCTCCTCCGCCTGAGGCTCTTGTCCCGTCCTGACTTTCGTCTGAGTGATGTCATGCGGGAGTCGTTGGCCCAGGATCCTCTCACAGCCGTGGCCCCCCTCCTCTCCGAGCCACACCTGTCTGCTTTGGATCGACGCCTAGCAACCGTCTTGGCGGCCGTCCAGACTTGCCAGGACGGGAACGAGGATGTCGTTTATGACGATTTGGATGAACACGACGATCAACAGCTGGGGGGAAATCCATga
- the LOC122822247 gene encoding extracellular serine/threonine protein kinase FAM20C-like isoform X1: protein MVRLNLRQSTRSIYLGLACVSLTLHLLLALFCLSVLQSACILPTSSSSSVPRIDPVSHASSSSSSSSAAASNKQANSRQHGDCHKPGVGGTFENEGNDSFSEDLERARKLIGVGKLSPTENGRSKLQELFKHPLYNLPRPKLQEDDWLLRLKTDAEAEEIEKEEKANRDSVTSDSDWQSASEEEGYDKVTWTRDKETHPPWLRFHLGISRWELYDRKDLNLAQLTHYLATQRILGAVQKKGGTQLKLLVSFPNYGQALLKPMRQSRDAETDVNLFYFSDFERHNAEIAAFHLDRVLGFNRIPPVVGRLINVTTEIRDVTTDERLSRTFFTSPAGNVCFYGQCEYYCSSEHPVCGRPHVLEVSLATMLPDLSLAPRRSWRSPWRRSYSRTKLAQWEKDAAYCDTVKKTPPYNRGSRLVDLIDMAVLDFLMSNMDRHHYETFEEFGNETFLLHLDHGRAFGRHSQDEPSVLAPLVQCCRIRRSTLLRLRLLSRPDFRLSDVMRESLAQDPLTAVAPLLSEPHLSALDRRLATVLAAVQTCQDGNEDVVYDDLDEHDDQQLGGNP, encoded by the exons ATGGTGCGTCTAAACCTGAGACAGTCCACTCGCTCCATCTACCTGGGCCTGGCTTGTGTGTCCTTAACTCTCCACCTTCTTCTGGCCTTGTTTTGCCTCTCTGTCCTCCAGTCCGCCTGCATCCTTCCCacttcctcctcgtcctccgTTCCGAGGATAGATCCAGTCTCACacgcctcctcttcctcctcctcctcttctgctgctgcctcaAATAAACAAGCCAACAGCCGCCAACACGGCGATTGTCACAAGCCCGGCGTCGGTGGCACGTTTGAAAACGAAGGGAACGACTCGTTCAGCGAGGACCTGGAGAGGGCAAGGAAACTAATCGGAGTTGGAAAACTGAGCCCAACGGAGAACGGTCGCTCCAAGCTGCAGGAGCTGTTCAAACATCCTTTATACAACCTGCCACGCCCGAAACTGCAGGAAGACGATTGGCTGCTGAGGCTGAAAACAGATGCGGAGGCAGAGGAGatagaaaaggaagaaaaagcgAATCGAGACTCCGTCACTAGCGACAGCGACTG GCAAAGTGCCAGTGAAGAGGAAGGCTATGATAAAGTCACCTGGACCAGAGATAAGGAGACCCACCCTCCCTGGCTGAGGTTCCACCTGGGCATCTCTCGCTGGGAGCTGTACGACAGGAAAGACCTCAACCTGGCCCAGCTGACTCATTATCTGGCGACGCAGCGCATCCTGGGGGCCG ttcaaaAGAAAGGGGGCACCCAGCTGAAGCTGCTCGTGTCGTTCCCAAACTACGGCCAGGCTCTGCTCAAACCCATGAG ACAATCCAGGGATGCTGAGACGGACGTGAACCTGTTTTATTTCTCCGACTTTGAGCGACACAACGCAGAGATCGCCGCCTTCCATCTTGACAG AGTGCTGGGCTTTAACAGAATCCCCCCGGTGGTCGGTCGACTCATCAACGTCACCACAGAGATCAGAGACGTTACCACTGACGAGAGGCTCTCCAGGACCTTCTTCACCTCCCCAG CCGGGAACGTGTGTTTCTACGGTCAGTGCGAGTACTACTGCTCATCAGAGCACCCGGTATGCGGTCGGCCTCACGTGTTGGAGGTGTCCCTCGCTACCATGCTGCCCGACCTCAGCCTGGCTCCACGCAGGTCTTGGAGGTCACCGTGGAGACGGTCCTACAGCCGCACAAAGCTGGCACA GTGGGAAAAGGACGCCGCTTACTGTGACACAGTGAAGAAGACGCCTCCTTACAACCGCGGCAGCAGATTGGTGGATCTCATCGACATGGCTGTGCTGGACTTCCTCATGA GCAACATGGACCGACATCACTATGAGACGTTTGAGGAATTTGGCAACGAGACTTTCCTCCTTCACCTGGACCACGGTCGGGC attCGGGCGACATTCTCAGGACGAGCCGTCTGTTTTAGCTCCTTTGGTGCAGTGTTGCAG AATCCGTCGCTCCACCCTCCTCCGCCTGAGGCTCTTGTCCCGTCCTGACTTTCGTCTGAGTGATGTCATGCGGGAGTCGTTGGCCCAGGATCCTCTCACAGCCGTGGCCCCCCTCCTCTCCGAGCCACACCTGTCTGCTTTGGATCGACGCCTAGCAACCGTCTTGGCGGCCGTCCAGACTTGCCAGGACGGGAACGAGGATGTCGTTTATGACGATTTGGATGAACACGACGATCAACAGCTGGGGGGAAATCCATga